In a single window of the Coffea eugenioides isolate CCC68of chromosome 3, Ceug_1.0, whole genome shotgun sequence genome:
- the LOC113766823 gene encoding desiccation-related protein PCC13-62-like, whose amino-acid sequence MALFSANAFNSLVLMHSLYIILILLPSSFASNKWGIPQSDVNLLEFPLNLEYLEAEFFLWGSLGYGLDKIAPELTGNGPEPIGAKIAKLGPFVKDVVAQFAFQEVGHVRAIKNTVHGFPRPLLNISSESFATVINSAFGRTLKPPFDPYANDINYLIASYVIPYVGLTGYVGANPNLQSPAAKRLVAGLLGVESGQDAVIRALLFEQAYVKVKPYGITVAEFTDRISNLRNELGHAGLKDEGIVVKPSEGAEGRISGNVLAGDKDSLSFGRTPEEILRIVYGSGNESKPGGFYPKGAEGRIARSHLRLNEA is encoded by the exons ATGGCATTATTCAGTGCCAACGCTTTTAATTCTCttgtcttgatgcattccttgTACATCATCCTCATCCTTCTTCCTAGCTCTTTTGCCAGCAATAAGTGGGGAATTCCACAGTCAGATGTCAATCTCTTGGAATTTCCACTGAATTTAGAGTACTTGGAAGCTGAGTTCTTTTTATGGGGTTCTCTGGGCTATGGATTGGACAAAATAGCTCCTGAGCTAACTGGAAACGGTCCAGAACCAATTGGTGCTAAGATTGCCAAACTGGGTCCTTTCGTTAAAGATGTTGTTGCCCAATTCGCATTCCAAGAAGTTGGACATGTCAG GGCGATTAAGAATACCGTGCACGGATTTCCAAGGCCATTGCTGAACATAAGCTCAGAATCATTTGCAACTGTGATTAACTCTGCTTTCGGGAGAACACTGAAGCCACCTTTTGATCCTTATGCTAATGACATCAACTATCTCATTGCGTCCTATGTTATTCCTTACGTTGGACTCACAGGTTATGTTGGAGCAAATCCAAACCTCCAAAGTCCTGCTGCGAAAAGA CTAGTAGCGGGGCTTCTAGGTGTGGAATCAGGCCAAGATGCAGTGATTAGAGCATTACTATTCGAGCAGGCATATGTGAAGGTAAAGCCATATGGGATAACAGTGGCAGAATTCACTGACCGTATATCAAACCTGAGGAACGAACTCGGACATGCGGGGCTGAAAGATGAAGGGATAGTGGTGAAGCCAAGTGAAGGTGCAGAAGGAAGAATTTCAGGCAATGTTCTTGCTGGTGACAAAGACTCGCTTTCATTTGGTCGAACACCAGAGGAAATTCTACGAATTGTGTATGGAAGTGGGAATGAGAGTAAACCTGGTGGATTTTACCCCAAAGGAGCTGAAGGTCGAATAGCCCGGTCACATCTTAGATTGAACGAGGCATAA